A stretch of DNA from Labrus mixtus chromosome 6, fLabMix1.1, whole genome shotgun sequence:
GCTACATAAAAAGTAGTTCCACTAGGCACTGTGTTAAACCCCTTCAAAGTTAGTGACATCAGTAACATAAGTGAGGAGATGACATCAAGCTCCTCCGACAAAATTGCTGGGAAACACTGTTGCTGAATGTCGCTTTGGGAGGAACACCCAGTTCAAATAGAAACCTCCATAGGAGGAGTCATGTGAGAGAGGAATGCTGTCTATCACCATTATCTAGATGGACCTGAGTAACTAAAGCACTTGAAAGATAGATAGCAATTTCACTACACTATCGTGAGGCATCATTTGTGACTAAAGAACATAATTCTCACAAACTTTATTACATAAAACCAGTTAAAATGTGATATATCTTGGCAGGTTGAGTCTAGCTTTGCATACTTTGTAATGCTCTCCTTTACATTTTCCAAAGTGCCCTATCAGCATAATAGCTTAAACATGATCTGGCTTAAATTCAACTAACAAACTGTCTGAGAACCACAACAGTATCTcattacttttactgtttttccATGTTCTCCATTAGTTGTTTTCAGAGAGTTGGTTTAATATAAGACAACTGAGCTCAGGCACTGTGTTGGTAACAAGTTGTTGCGTCACTATGAAAGTAGTGATGTTTTTGATACATGTTACACTCTCATGTTCAAGTATGTCATACCTGCAACTGTTGTAAACGATTTCCTGCCAAAGGTATATCAATACTGGCTTTTATGTTTAGTGcaagtctgtgtgtgcatccatTTTTAAACGTGTTAGGAGTGCATTCAGGTGTAAGTAGCACTTGAACATACTTACTAATGCATGCATTGCAACTATGTGTTTTTGACAGTTGATGGATAACTTTAGTAGATGTTGCTTTGTGAATATGATGAGTAGGGGGCTAAGAGGTTTACTCTTACCAGTACCATTTAAAGCAACACTTTAAAATCCAAAGCCAGAAAACAGACTTGAGTAACAGCGGTTTATAAAATGcctaagagtaaaaaaaaaaaaaaagggggacaaTGGTGGCAACAAGGCTTTGGAAAAGGGtagtaaaacaacaaaatcctCTTAGAGGGTTTTACTGTGCAGGGATGAGGGTGTTCTTTGGAGAAAACAAGAGGTTAAGTAAAGCACCTCATTTATTGGAGGGATGGTGTTTTCTGTTGTGGTTCTTTGACAAATTTCAGGTTTCCTCGTCCTCGCTTTGTGATGGTAGGTACTGGGCGATTGGTTGCAACTTGGTGACATGGCCGATACCTTTGGTCACACCCTGTCTAAAGAGCACCTTCGCTCCTACCTTCAGATATTCTGGGTGTTTGATGAACTTGAAGAGAACCACTGCTTTCTCCCCagttctcagctcctcctgcagtacataaatatatcataagaCAAAAGGAAAGAGTGTGAGGCCACGCATTGGAATAAGAAGAAACCCAGGATTTAAAAGTGGAGAATAACTTTCAGATAGAGAATGTGTTAGCTAAGTAGATTTACTAACCTTGCCATACACAGCTTCCACAGTGGCAGTCTGTCTCACATTGCCTATGTGCACAGTAACCTGAAAGCCCTTGTGGAAGGTCTTGGCATGAAAGAGCAACACAATCTCAGCCTCAAACATCCAGCAGATTGTAGGATCCATCTCCGGACTCACCATCACCATGCCCTGTGAGTGAAAAATCCAAAGACATTGACATAGATTAGAATTCACTGTGgcttaaaaactgtaaataagaCTTGTAAACATCTACTTAAAACATTGAATAAGAATTGCAAGTGTTTTATTGAAGCCATTCACAGAATCTCTATAAAATAACCAACAAAGAATAATACAACATGTGTACTAGTTAGTTTCTCTCACATTTACTGGTGTTTTCTAAGGTTTCCTATGAAAAAATTTGAGTTTCTGTACGTCATAAGTACTTCTATCCTCCTCAAAATCAAGAATGACAGACTCAAGCTAAATACTGAGGCAAACAATTAAGAGACAATGATAAGAGTTTCACATATTAGTGTCTGACCTTGCGTAGTAGCGACCGGTCAAAGTTGCCTAGGGCGAGTGTGGCAGCCTGGCCAGCTCTGAGCACCCTGCATCCAGAGCGGTTTCTTTGGATGCTTCCGACGGTTAACTTGTGGAACTGGCCGGAGTCTGTGGGCCCAACCACCAGATCATCTCCCTCACGGCAAATCCCACTGCACAATCAAAGAGCATAGTGGATATGAGAGAGTGTACACCAAACCAAAAATGAATTAAGTTCAATAGAAGAGGAGGAGTTAGTTGAAGTGAGGATTTAATCACACTGACCTGTACAGGGTACCTCCCACCACTGTCCCCACCTCTGGGACTGTGTAGATCTCATCCACCTGTAATGATTCACACTACCTTCAAGCACTTCAAAATCAACAAATGTTAGGTGTATACTACTGCATCTAAAAAAGTGTTCCAGCACATTACCGACCTGAAACTCAGTTAGCTGTTGCATtagctcctcctgctccttgcTGTTGCTGAGAGGAGGGATGATGTTGAAGAAGACCTTGAGCAAGTCTAGACTCTCTCCAGACACACTGGACAAGGTGAAGATGGGTGTGATGCTGCAGGGAGGGCAAAATCACACGCAATCAGGaaacatatttataaaaagggTCTCTTAAGtcaaatgcagatttttttatattgtatgtGTTCATATGTATATTCAGTTGTCTCGTACCTTGGTGACTGGGCGAACTGCTGTGCCGCCGTGACAGCATCATCTGTGCTGCTTACGACCATGGGCACCTTGTTGCAGCCCGGCTGCTTCAGGACGCGCTCCAACTGCCGCACCGTGCGCTCCACTGTGGCCCGAGTGCAGAGGTCCACCTTACTTATCACAATGAAGATGGGAACCTTCAGGGCCATGGCAAGACCAAGATGCTCTCGGGTGGTACCAGCTGtcaaaaaggaaggaaaataagaagatattaaGTTGATACAATTTGCTCTGCTGCACCAAATAAATATCACTAAATTctcaaacaaataaattaagGTATTGCTCTTTTACATTATATAAACAGAAACCCAGTGTCTACACATGCCCCTTTGCACACACAAGGAACTCCATATCCGTGAGCAGAAGGGTTGTTACGACAAAAGATAACACTGATAATCTGGAGGCAGATAATTTTAGTTGAAAGGTCAAAAGACCATCTCCACTAACTGATAAATCCAGATAGATTTGACCATGACGTGAGTCTGTTGTGTCAtcgaaggaagaagaaaagatagCAGTAGAAGGAACGTTCAACCATAATATGTGAAGTTTATTATGTCTGGTTCAGATATAGGTCACAAAGGCGTTTAAGGGTACTGACCCATAACACATTTACAGACAGACATAGACTGAGAATAGCCTGACCTCTCATCAGCTGAGCTGTGGTTTGTTTTGCTGTTAAATTTAGGGCACCTAAGGTAAAGGGGCATGTGGTGCAAGAACTTCGTCCTGTTCAATAGGTAATGGACGTAGTAGAGTTGCTAAATATCTATTAAAAGAATCCCATACAAATGCCAGAAAAATAAACTGCCCTTTTGCCTTGTAACAGATACTTTTTCAGATGACTCCTATGCCTTGCACAGATCCATTACTCTCTGTTTTATAATTTAAACTGTGGTTCTTGGGTTGCAGACACTGTGTCCTCTTTCTGTCGGTTGCATCGCTAGAGACGGTCCTCATTCTTGACCCCATTTTCCCCAGCCAACCCTATTTTAGACCAGGCACCCACACAGACAAGGCAACAGCGCACTacatatagatatagatatccAACCATAAATAATTATAAATTAAAGAATATGAATAACATTAAAAGGGGTTTACAGTGAAGGTTAAGCTGTATACTCTGATTCCAAGAGAGATCTGTCTAGACATTTGGAGCCTAGACAGATGACATCTGTTCTGAGATTGAACGAGGGAGGTTCCTtggtctgttttctttctcatgtcATTTCACAGACAAATGTTTGTCATAATTTTTACATCAGTGCTGAACCAAATCTTTCAAATACGTCTTCTACAGTAGTTGCTATAGCTTTTTGTAATAGGTACCATTAACATTTTGAACAGCCATTCAACATAAGGAGCTAAATATGGTGAGAATAATCTGATAATGCCAATAGCCTGTTAGCTAGAGTGCCTAAAAGCATCTCCAAGTCTCAGCTTTCATCTGCATGTCTCCTAGCTATTAgtattaataaaatataactAATGATTGCTTTACTAATGAAGGCATTAAAGGCCTTTGCTCACAAAAGCACAGACTCTACAAAGGTCACAGAGTGTGTCTTTTATGTGGCCCATGTGCCCCCTGACTTCTAGCAGACCCAACCCCTACAAGAGACatgtcaggatggccgagcggtctaaggcgctgcgttcaggtcgcagtctcctctggaggcgtgggttcgaatcccacttctgacaacACCCTTTTCCAGCTCGGTAGTAAACTAACATTGCTgatgaataaaatcaaacaagCCATAACGATGTTCTCTGCTTGTGGTTTCTCTCTGCcttgtttaataatgtttaaaaaaaaaaggttaaggtaatgaatgatttgaaaatgaattttTGCCTtttacaacaaaagaaaagtctaaaaacaatcaacaaaaaaaaataacaggcaAAACTGAGTTTTAAAGCTACTTCCAAATGATTTAACTTTTATAATCTTATTGACAAAACCAATGAAAACAGGCAGCCATATATCAGGAGCACATGAACATAACTCATCTAATAACACGAGCAGTCTGAGCTGGAGTGCTTAATACCATCTACAAGGCTCCTAGCTatttgtaaaaacataaaattacCAAGGATTGCTTCATAACCTCATGTTAAGAAATACTTTTGCTTCTGAAAGCACAGACGCTCTATACAGAAGGTCACAGAGTGTTCTTATCTGCCTGCACCCACATGCTGGGCATGTCACagcagcccctccccctccctttctcttcctccttcctcttgtAGATGACTCAACCCCCCCTTGAAATatgtcaggatggccgagcggtctaaggcgctgcgttcaggtcgcagtctcccctggaggcgtgggttcgaatcccacttctgacagcACATTTTTACTGGTCAGAAGCTTACAACTGAATGGAGTTGTGTCCTACACTCAGTGGTaaagaagaacagaaataaaagactAAATACACCGTTTGTTTTCAGCAAAGGAAAGGACTGCCTAGCCTGTCCCACCATTTTGAACAGCTCAGATTACAAGTATATCCAAACTGGACCTGAATAGTTCACGTCCTGCTCTCAGTCTCAGTTGCGGTTATCATAAAAGCTATGAGTGAAAGCACATTAGGCATTTCAGAATCAGTCAATAGGACAAGTTGTTCATATATAATGACTCGTAAGCGAGAAAGCCCAttgaagaagaggaaacatttcttcctctttcgTTTTCTACGAGTTCTAAGCAAATGGTATGTcaagataaaaaacaacatttaaagtaatGGTAGGAGTTCTGTCTTTTCCTGATGTGAACATATTTAGAGGAAAGATCATTCTTGACTTTTC
This window harbors:
- the gtpbp2a gene encoding GTP-binding protein 2, whose translation is MDERVSDLFGSGNGHCSGSQAANFKPGNGYGVASKKACVKNNKKSKARFARNFKPSNNTPYLPPEAEEGNIEYKLKLVSPTQYRFEHLATQMKWRLQEGRGEAVYQIGVEDNGMLVGLSEEDMRASLKTLHKLAEKVGADITVLRQREVDYDSDVPRKIAEVLIRKVPDDQQFLDLRVAVLGNVDSGKSTLLGVLTQGELDNGRGRARLNLFRHLHEIQSGRTSSISFEILGFNSKGEVVNYSESRTAEEICESASKMITFIDLAGHHKYLKTTIFGLTSYCPDFAMLVVSANTGIAGTTREHLGLAMALKVPIFIVISKVDLCTRATVERTVRQLERVLKQPGCNKVPMVVSSTDDAVTAAQQFAQSPSITPIFTLSSVSGESLDLLKVFFNIIPPLSNSKEQEELMQQLTEFQVDEIYTVPEVGTVVGGTLYSGICREGDDLVVGPTDSGQFHKLTVGSIQRNRSGCRVLRAGQAATLALGNFDRSLLRKGMVMVSPEMDPTICWMFEAEIVLLFHAKTFHKGFQVTVHIGNVRQTATVEAVYGKEELRTGEKAVVLFKFIKHPEYLKVGAKVLFRQGVTKGIGHVTKLQPIAQYLPSQSEDEET